DNA from Gracilinanus agilis isolate LMUSP501 chromosome 3, AgileGrace, whole genome shotgun sequence:
ttttcagagtATCATAATTTTGTATAAAAAGCTTTAGAAAGTAATTCTTTAGACTAAAGAACATTAACCAAAAGGAGTCCAATTTTCTCACTAAAAATGCATGCTAGCTAAGATGGGAATCTATATTGCTAACCATCCTTTCTGAGGATTCTTTGCTGTATATTCTCTCAAAGTATACATTGATGAATAAAGGGAAGATATTATATGAACAGGCACAACTGGCCACTGGGCATAACTCAAAGAACGTGGGATGGATTCACTTTTACTCCCTCCTTTGGCTCCCAGCTGGGGAAAGGGCACATCTGTTCTCTTCTACCAATGTGTTGACCATTCAAATATAAAAGTCCACACTCTCCCCACCCAGGAAAGGAACACACACATGTTATTCTAATTCATAAGCTATTtttattcagtaaacatttattagatgccttAAAATCAAAGGTTTTAGATTCAGAAGAGATATTAGGAGATCATCTGGTTTGACATATTCTTTTTGATATTTGTGCAGGACCCAAAGTGCTTTATCTACAATATCTCATTGGAGCATCCCAGCAATCTTATGAAGCATGTCATGGAATTGTTGCGTCCATTTTAAAGCAAGGAAATTAAAGCTCTGAGAGAGAAGATGACGCAGCCAAGGTTACAGAGTTACTAACAAAGGGAATTGGGACTCAACCTCAAGTATTCTGGACTCTAGTCCAAAAGTTCTCTGTACTCAGTACTCTGCCCCAACCCTACCTCAAAATACCAGATAATAACATTAGCCTCTCAGTACAAACAGAACCCAACCCTATTTATGAGCAATATAGGCCTTCCCAGTTTCAAAGAAGATTTTAGTAATGAAGGGTTGACCACTAAAGGTATGCAATATCATATGAATTTTTGTATATAGGAATTTAATAAACTCAGAACCTTCTAGAAGCCGATTCCCATtacttattttgttgtttttttttttttaaagaaaaagccttactagcttagaatcaataccaagtagtagttccaaggcagatgagtggtaggagctaggcagttgggattaggtgatttgcctagggtcacacagataggaaatgtctgacaccatatttgaatccaggacctcctgtctccagacctagctctcaagccattgggccacttagctgccccccattatttatttattttttaaaaaaagaaacagcattATGTTTCTCATCAAGTATACTATAAGATCTGGGTTTCCCAAATACTAACCCCAAACTGGTGTTTCCTTTCAAGGTCAACCTACAACACACAGATGCTAAGAATACTGATAttaatcatcatttcttacctgGAGGGAAGATTGGGGGACCGTATTCATGGGATCCTCACTCTCTTGCTCCAGACggtttttaaaagttaaagtcTCCTGAATTAGTGGTGGGTCTGTAAGTATGCTTTGTGGTGACCACTCAGTAGTTTCTGCCAAGTTTTCTGGATGAGATTGAAGTGAAGCCACTGTACCAACCAGGTCCTGGCTGCTGTTTGAATCCAAAGTGGCTGAGTTTTCAGTTTCCAGGTTGAGtgaatttctctctcctccattcagTTCCAAATAAGATTCAGAAAGAGAGAGTGTGTCATTGCAAATTGGATTCTGCATGAGTGGCCAGGCATCTGAAAGATCACCACAGGTAGAGTGGGAAATGGAACCAAAGAATGTTGGAATCATTTCTCCCACTGAACTTGCATTCCTGAAAGGGCAACAAGGCaaacataaaattaatttaaaagggaACATAAGTAAAAACTGAATGGAGAAGACCTATTAAAGTGGGATACAGAGAGCAATAATTATCAAACTCTTAGAAGAAGCTATATGTCGTGCTGCCTGCTATTCTAATTTATTTGCCTCACTCATTTAAAATACCTTAGTTCATTTGCTTTAAAACCAGATTAGttgaagatctgggttcataactgccctcagacacttttgGCTTTGtggccccgggcaagtcacttaactccaattccctagcccttaccactcttctgccttggaattgatactatcaattctaagacagaaaataagggttttaaaaaagcaaaacaaaacaaaagaacagTTGTCCAATCAATGGACAAACAAACATTTTtgaaatgcctactctgtgccaggcacgaCATTAGAACTTGGGGATAcgaggacaaaaatgaaagaattcctgGCCTGAAGGTGTTGCTGACATTCTATTGGATACCTATAAATTCCAAAAATCAGATAATTACTGCAAAAATCCATctgcaataaaaatatttgtacataaTTCAAAATCTTGTATAGTAACTATGTATTTCTTTGGTAGAAATTTTAAAGTACAATGGAAACAGTACAAATGGAAGGTAAATTAGAAGGAATAATGAAACGTAAAGCAGCTCTAAGTAAACTTGCCTAATTTGAGGGTATTTCACAAAAAAGCAATCAGATGCTTCATATGTGACTTGACCTTTTAAATTCAGCGTTTGGAGACAGAGAGGTCTATTTTGGCTTTGGTGAGTCAGTCGATTCACCGTTTGTCCTCAGAGATGTGAAATGTTACAAATGCTTAAACTTACCTTTCATGAAGGGTAGTCCTGGAGTGGAGAGCACAGCCATGAGTGCCATGATCCATGCTACAGGTCTCATCACAGCACAATGAAGGAATCAAGTGTACTGGCCCTATGATGAAtacaaatgtgttttttttttaaataatcattcaATTTCATCGCATAATCCCCATTATAACATTGTTCAGTTCAACAACTCAACATGTATTTCTTAGGGTGCTGGGGTCCATATAGTATCTGCCTTTGGGATGTTTGAAGGGGATTCGACAGAAGAAAGGAATACAAAGGGTATACAGCAAAATACCAAACTATTTCAAGACAGAGGAAGCTAATAATTGGAGACATCAAGGAAGGAATCAAGGAATTCCATCTGGTAAAAGATTAGAAGGGAGTGCACTCGAGACACTTATGTAAAGACAAAGTTAGAGGAGAACTGTCATGTATGGAAAATAATCTTgctcttaaattttttccccccAGGGTTACTTTTCCCCTTTCCTGCCCCTCATCAATTCAACATGTATATGTATCCTTGAGTCTTTGCAGCATGAAAACCAGGCTTCTCACTGTTCCCCATCCACAAAATGCGCCTCCTTATTTTCCAGATTTTGCACAGGCTGGCTGTGCATTTActcataaatagaaaataaattcaaagtctATACTGAATATAGAggtatttaatttctatttatgaGTAAATGCATAATCTTTTAACAGCAAGATATTCAAATATTTAGGAAAAGTTATTTTCTCAAAATTTCAGctttattcatataattttaatgTGTATAAACATATTCTGTAAATTGTGTTCTCTGATGGGCTTGAAATTGAGGTCTTTCAGTGCTGTGTGTCACATTCTGAATCCTAGATGGGAGCCTAGAAAAGCCTTCCCACTTGTTCCTCTGACAGGAGGAAAACTCTTGATATTTTGTAAAAACTCAAGATTCTTGAACTATAAGCCACTAGATTATCTTCTAGTTGTGCTTATATGATTTTAGAGTGTTATCTCCTTTCTACTGGCTCTTTCTGGTTGCCTCCACTGGTATGACTGATATTTGCCATTGATATGTAATTAGATTGCTCTTGGGAGACAACATTTTTGTATGGATATTTCTAAAAATCATTTGGTTTCTTTAAGGTTTTTTGGGATGGAGGCTCATGCACACAATTCCTGAGTTCAAGGCCAACAGATCTCACACATCAATTTAACTGTCAAGGCTGAACTCTCAGAATGGCTTTATAGGGAAAGCAGGAAATAAACACTTGTCTAAACAAGCAGGTTGACAGGTTGTTTAAATGAAAGCTCGATTGACCCCAAGCAACGACGATGAACTTGCTCAAACATTCTAGGGTTTTAATGAGGTGGCAATTTTCTTTTACTGCTTAGAATCAGAACCAAATCattaaggagaaaggaaggataaTATGACGATATCATTTTTAACTGGGAATTCAAGTAGAACATCTCAATTCTGGGTAAGTGTGCTCTGTCCTTTCTGTTTCCATAGCTTCTGGGCTACTCTGATCCTCTAATATGGTTGTAATAAGGTAGTACTTACCACAAGTCTGAGCTGAATCTTGATGGCACTGACAACAAGTTCTGTGAGGATATTCATTAAGCCGAGGTCTGTCAAAACACGACAGCTCTGACCCACTGTACTGGATATCCTGTGATCTCATAGACCCTGTTTggtaaggagggaagaaggaaaatgcaGCAAGTTCAAGTTAGCTCTTTTGTTTCTGCACTTTCCTTTATGAAGCATAAACTAACATCAGAATGTGAAAAATTCCAGActaactttttctaattttttaagatgAGAGATCTAGCATTTTCAGTTACTAGTGGGCTTAATCTTAAAATGAGATCATTAAACATGGAAACCATTTGTCAAGAAATCTAGAAGCGGTAAGATACTCGGGTTACAAAGAATTTCAATGTTCATCTTTATCTAGTGGCATTAAGATGTCTCATACTTGTCAGCATCTCTATAAAAATGCCATTCATTTCCTTCTgtacctcctccttctctctgtctttgggCCTCCCTGACACAGAAAGACTATGGGGTTGATTTTCATTCATCTCCAATTACTTTAACAGTTCACTGGTTCTCATTTTAGGCAAGTTCCTTTGTCAAACCTTTTAATGGCTTTGATAACAATTCACTTCTCCAGTTTCTTACTTAGAAACATAAACAGAGACTTACAGCGGGGCTTCTTCTCCATAAATTGCCTCTTACAGTAGATCACACAAAGGATGAGGAGGGCCAACAGAACAGTGGCCAGTGCGCTACAGATCACAGCAGCCAGAGCCGTGTCTCGGGGACTGGAGGCAGTAGATGGTATCTTCACAAGGTTTACTTTCGTTGTACCTGAAACAGATAGGCAAGGCAGTGtggcttttaaaattaatattcagtatctccaaagtataatatttataaagatttattaatatttaactagagagctagttcaccactcaattcacgtggaagagagagcttGTGGCAGAGCGaacccaaactatatacagacCGCGTGACGATGCACgtatacaaaaggcaaaaggaattgtgggtaatacggaaaggaattttgggcaatgcacttccaggggttcaagattttccaactatacagcaGTCAAGATTAATATTAGAATAAGCAGAACAAAGCTATTGACTATGTGGTGAATTTTGGAATACAGGGTTCAGTTAAGGGCACCACTTTTAAAGAAGGGCATTGATGAGTTGGTGCATAATCAGGTGGAAAGAGAACAATATGGTGACTGGCCTCAAGATAATGCTGGTTGAGGATTTGTTGGAGGAACCATGGTTGAAGGCTGAATGatgcttagcctggagaagactcaGGGAAGGACATATTAATGTGTTGTTGGGAGTCAAAAGACCTCAATTCTTACCCCACTttagccatttactagctgtgtgaccttgtcatTTGACATCTTGAgccctcactttcctcaactgaaaCTGAATATGTTGCATAAGAAAACACTAAGTTCTTTTTAGTAACCATCTTAATTATATGAAGGGCTGCCATGTAGAAGGGGACTTTCTCTAAAATACCTTCTTACTCTGAGAGTATGTGATTCTGAGATTAATCACTGTaagcaatgaataaataaaaaaggaagactaTTTATTTCCTAGTGCATATTATATACAATAAGGtggggaaagaaaaccaggttGTGCTGAGAGAAACACATTCCAAAACCTCAAGAAAAACTAAAATCCTTGGATCGTTCTTGATCACATATGGCACCTGAAAGATTCAGATATCCTCTCTGCTACATGTGGCAAGTTACAAGAATGCCTCCACTTGCTGAATTTTAGAGAAAAGACTTTCATAGCATAGAGTAGTCACTATAATAAAACTAAGTAAGCAACATTACCAAGTAAAAGAAACTGTGTCTAGTACAATAAGGAATGTCtgtatttttcctttgcttgtcCCACATTTGACTTTGTGTTATATTTAtctctggagaagtcacttttCTGCCTCAGTACCAGAGTAGATTATTCCTTTAACCAACAATGCATATGACACCAAAACTATCTTGAACATTAATTTGATATCACTTGTTGATTTTGGGatatttaaagaaaggaaaaaatatttatcaagcatcaACTATGcaccagtcactgtgctaaagtgctttacaaatatctcatttgatcctcacaatagtcccgggaggttgttgttgttcagtcattttaaattgtgttcaactctttgtgacctcatttcgggttttcttggcaaagatacaggaatagtttgccatttccttttccagctaattttacagataaggaaactgagataaacaccattaagtgacttgcctagggtcacacagtaagagtctgaggccagaattgaactcaggaagagaaatctTGACTCTTTCACTGGACCACCTATCTGTATTTATTGAAGAACTCCTATatgccaatcactgtgctaagaaatattatctcattcagtcctcacaacaatcctggtagATAGCCGTTACCTACTAACAGAGGTTAGATGACTAGCtgaagatcacatagctagaaagcctatctgaaattgaatttgaattcaggtcttcctgactgtagccTCAGTACTTTATTCACTGTATCCACCagcctgctagatgaaccttaattcttaattaagtacctaatcttcctcacagcACTAGTCACCTCTAGCTAGTTTTTGCAGTCAATGTGCTACAGAAGTGTTTAACAAAGAATTCCTAAGaattctataaaatggaatttgCTATCACCTTCAGTACCTTAATTTAGATATTCTTCCATTCATCTAGAATGGTCAaatgacagatttttaaaaattcaggtcCAGAAGAGATCACTTATTTCAATGCTATAACagttcatctagttcaatttcctcattttccaccaATATTAATTAGGGATGGAAATAAactggatttcttcatctgtgaaatgtgtCTAAAGCAAGAAATTAAATCTGTTTTTAAAGTTGGGCAAACACACGGGTTCTCCTCACTCCTGTTCTGTAGAGAATCTTAAAAGTGTCACAGCTAGAAATAACCTTAAAGATTGAATCTATCCATTTTCTTTATTGAGCAGAATCCAAGGAGTTCCATGATTTACCCAAAGTAGGGCCCAGTCCTCTTGACagaatcaatgaatcaacaagcacttattaaactcctattatgtgccaggcactgtactagaaGCTGGGGctacaaatagaaagaaagaaaaaactcctACTCACAAGTGCCTTAtatttcatggaaaaaataagtACATAAGTAAATTTAGATATGTATAAGGACTAAATCTGTCATTTCATTCTATAGCTTCCCTGTAAAAAAATTTCTCTACCTAGAGAAGTAAGAATCTTCCCTGCAACTTATAATCTTAGATTCCTAGAACCCAGAGAAGTTGAGGTCTACCTGCCCATATCTACCCagcatatgtcagaggcaagatctgacctcaagtctttctgactctaggaccatTTCTCTATGTACCATATTATATTGCCtctcatatataagtatatacagaataactataaaggaaatgaatacaaaaaatatttgggaGGAAGAATACTAGCAATAGAgcttgagaaaggcttcttgaagaagttTGTGTTTGAGTTACATCTTGAAGAAGCAAAAGGATTCTACGAATCAGAAGTGAGGAGCAAATTCATTGCAGGCAGAGGAGATGGCTAATGCAAAGTCTTGGAAATGGGAATTGGAGTGCCATgtaaaagaagatgaagaaagatgCAGGTCAGTTGGCTGGATGGTAAAGTATAGGGAAAAGATCATATAAAATAAAGCTGAAAAGATAGGTTGGGaacagattgtgaagggctttcaagaaaaaagaggagtttacattttacccTAAAAGGCTTAGGGAGCAACTTGTGTTGACTGAATAGGGGAGTCCCATGGCCAGATTTGTGCTTAAGGAAAAATGCTTCAGCAACAGTGGGTAGGATGGACTGGGATAGAGAGTAATTTGGGTtagggagaccagttaggaggctgttgcaatagtctaggtgagaggtgattaGAGTTAAACTAATATAGTAGCTGAGCAGAGAGAAGGTATTAATAGAGAGATATTGTAGAAGTTAACAAGATCTAGTGACCAATTAGATATGTAGCTTGAGAAAGAGAATAAGGGTAGGGGGGTGTCAAAGAAAATGCCTATGagactagaaggatggtgatgTCTTTGAGTGAAGTAGGGaatttggaagagggaagggtttgGGGCATACAATGTTAGGGCAGATAAGTTCTTTTTTGGGTATGCTGAGTTTGAGACGCCCAGGTAATTGATAATGTGAGATTGGAGCTCAAGGGAAATATTGAGGCTGGATATACAAATCTGTGAGTTACCTAAACAGAGATTAAAATTAAGCACAGGGAAGCCATTGAGGTTCTCCTAAGAGCCTGAGGAACTTACCATCTTAGAACTTGCATGTTCATTTCCCTTGATCTGATGTCTTAGTGTGGTAGATGGAACCTGATTGACAATGATTCCTAGAATAATCTGGACAAATCTGGCTTGGGTATCTAATAACACTGCGAACATggattttaaataacatttactTCCAAGTATGTCTGGTGTTTACAAGCATATTTTAATCACTTAAAACCCTTTGGAGATATCATTAAAAATCTTCATCAAATGCTTATCttgaatgctatccacttccagagaaagaagtattgGTGTCAgtatgcagatcaaagtataatattcttcacttcagtttatttgtgtttttatttgagaGTTTTAgttttacatgagtattctctaacaacaatgaccagtatggaaatatgtttttcatgataatacatgtataacccagatcaaattgcttgttatttgtgggaagggagagggaagggaaggagggatacagtttggatcttttaattttggaaaatgtatatgaaaaattattattacatgtatttggcaaaatagaatgtcttttaaaaataaaaataaattgccaTCTTTGAAAGGTGCAAATTAAGCAGTCATTGTCCCTGACTTCTCAGAGATGGAAATTCATAATGGCTTATGCCAATGTggacaaatgaataaaaagacaTGGACACTGTGGCAGCTGCACAAACatgtaaaaagaaacaataacCAAAATTTGCatccaatgaaataaaattatattatgagGTTGAAAATGAACAGGGAAATGTCAAGAATGGTACAAATGTTGGCAGTAGGGTCCACTGTCCTCTCATTTCTGctgtgtgaaaggaaattctacTCCAAATTAAGAATTACTTTACTACATTAACTAGCCTTCTTactcaagaaattttaaaaatttaaataggtatttttgatatttttggttGCCAATCTGAAAATCAGCAATTATGTTCTAGCTATCAattattgaacatttattaagtgtctgaaataTACCAGGTACTTGGTtaggccctggagatacaaatacaaaaataagacagtctctggtctcaaggagcttacattctacagtCATAGCCACATTAACTATCGTGTTAAGATCAGTGATCTCCTCTAAGGAATTCAGTAAGACTGAAATTAACTGGAACACAATGGGGAATGGGAATATTTGAATTTTCAGAATGAATATTACTAATTGTGGAATGTTAGGTCCAGAAGAGATCTTGGATCTCTAATTCCTTCATgctacaaatgaaaaaagaggcagctagatgtctcagtaaatagagagctggGTGTAGtgttaggaaaacttgagttcaaatgcagcctcagacccttactagctattgACCCTGAGTAAGTCCTATTTGCCTTGGAGGTAGCTAGGTATCTCATTGTGTAGGGCCCTGGATCTAGggtgagaaagacctgagttgaaatccacctgtagacactagctatgtgacgctgggcaattcacttaacctctgtttgctttaatccactgaagaaggaaatggcaaatcacttcagtatctttgccaagaaaacctcacacaTGAAAAATTGGACACGACTGAATGGCTACACAACAATAGATGAAagaactgagacctagaaaggttGTAATTGGCCCAGAGTCCTGGCTAGTAAGGAGTATTAATTCAAGGGTGACCAGAAagccctttttatttatttcaacctCCGTTGGAAATTTCGTACTTGAATACTTATTAGTCTATTTTCTTTCCAAAGTAGAAGTTAGTAAATACAATGTGATGCTTCTTTCATAATTATTTGTGGTATCTTGGGCTCATTTAAAGATAATAAGTTATAtttatgctttttgtttttatttcagacTCATATTTGGATATATCCCTACTCGCTCACTCACATGGCCTCCCTCGTCGCAAAGAAAATGAGTTAAGCAACACCAATGGCCCCAGAGACCATATGTGACAATGTAGCAGGTTTGTTATTCTGCACATCAATTCTAACTGTAAAATTCTTTCCACATGGAGGGTATTGTTAAGACACTGGCCGGAAAGTATGCAGACTTCAAAACATCCCAGAAAACTATTTCCTAAGAACCAACTTAGTTTCTAGGCATGGATTGTTCCTCACGTGCAGGAATAATATAGACTAGAggatcaggagtcaggaaaacccaagttcaaaatctggcacttactagctgtgtgactgtgggcaaatcacttcaccccatcTGCCTCAATTTGCTCCTCTgtaaatggggatgatgataatgCCTActctccagggttgttgtgaagctcaaatgagataataattgtaaaatacttagcataatgcctggcacatcgtAAGTTCCATCTAAATGTTATCTGTTATGATAATGATGGTGGCAATGATGATGttgaagagtgtgtgtgtgtgtgtgtgtgtgtgtgtgtgtgtgtgtgtgaagaattCTAATTATCTGGTTATCTGAGTTGGTATTAGTTAGGTTCCATTTGGTTTTAATAAAAATCCTTTAGGAAATGGATTTGAATCTGCCTCGTAAAACAGCAAAAATCAAGCACTATTTTCTTTGCAAGTTTCTAAAATGAAAcagatttccaattctttcctctttctcccttagTGATACCA
Protein-coding regions in this window:
- the TNFRSF19 gene encoding tumor necrosis factor receptor superfamily member 19, producing MIAWGESASCAAKAWKYSSSKEMESRSSPKELLFTIVFVLAHLPHRIMSETGDCRQQEFRDRSGNCVPCKQCGPGMELSKECGFGYGEDAQCMTCRPHRFKEDWGFQKCKSCLDCALVNRFQKTNCSVTSDAVCGDCLPGFYRKTKLVGFQDMECVPCGDPPPPYEPHCTTKVNLVKIPSTASSPRDTALAAVICSALATVLLALLILCVIYCKRQFMEKKPRWSMRSQDIQYSGSELSCFDRPRLNEYPHRTCCQCHQDSAQTCGPVHLIPSLCCDETCSMDHGTHGCALHSRTTLHERNASSVGEMIPTFFGSISHSTCGDLSDAWPLMQNPICNDTLSLSESYLELNGGERNSLNLETENSATLDSNSSQDLVGTVASLQSHPENLAETTEWSPQSILTDPPLIQETLTFKNRLEQESEDPMNTVPQSSLQVRNDD